From Streptomyces sp. NBC_01754, a single genomic window includes:
- a CDS encoding sugar porter family MFS transporter, with protein sequence MTSAAHGPESGARAAHPDHLGHVIFITAAAAMGGFLFGYDSSVINGAVEAIRDRYAIGSGTLAQVIAVALIGCAIGAATAGRIADRIGRIRCMQIASALFTVSAVGSALPFALWDLAMWRVIGGFAIGMASVIGPAYIAEVSPPAYRGRLGSFQQAAIVVGIAISQLVNYGILQIADGDQRGKIAGFEAWQWMLGVMVVPALLYGLLSFAIPESPRFLLSVGKRDRARAILEEVEGKNVDLDARVTEIETAMRREHKSKFSDLLGSRFGFLPIVWVGIGLSVFQQLVGINVAFYYSATLWQSVGIDPTDSFFYSFTTSIINIIGTVIAMVMVDRIGRRPLALIGSTGMAIALAFEAWAFSADLVDGKLPTTQGTVALIAAHVFVLFFALSWGVVVWVFLGEMFPNRLRAAALGVAASAQWIANWAITASFPSLADWNLSGTYIIYAFFATLSIPFVLKFVKETKGKALEEMG encoded by the coding sequence GTGACCAGCGCAGCGCACGGACCGGAGTCCGGGGCCCGGGCGGCCCACCCGGACCACCTCGGGCATGTCATCTTCATCACGGCGGCCGCGGCGATGGGCGGCTTCCTCTTCGGCTACGACAGTTCCGTGATCAACGGTGCCGTCGAGGCCATCAGGGACCGCTACGCGATCGGGTCCGGCACGCTGGCCCAGGTCATCGCCGTCGCCCTGATCGGCTGTGCGATCGGCGCGGCCACGGCGGGCCGCATCGCCGACCGGATCGGCCGTATCAGGTGCATGCAGATCGCCTCGGCGCTCTTCACCGTCAGCGCCGTCGGATCCGCGTTGCCGTTCGCCCTCTGGGACCTCGCCATGTGGCGGGTCATCGGCGGCTTCGCGATCGGCATGGCCTCGGTCATCGGCCCCGCCTACATCGCCGAGGTCTCGCCGCCCGCCTACCGGGGCCGGCTCGGTTCCTTCCAGCAGGCCGCCATCGTCGTCGGTATCGCCATCTCGCAGCTGGTCAACTACGGCATCCTGCAGATCGCGGACGGCGACCAGCGTGGCAAGATCGCCGGCTTCGAGGCCTGGCAGTGGATGCTCGGTGTGATGGTCGTCCCCGCGCTCCTCTACGGGCTGCTGTCCTTCGCGATCCCCGAGTCGCCGCGCTTCCTGCTCTCGGTCGGCAAACGGGACCGGGCGCGCGCGATCCTCGAAGAGGTCGAGGGCAAGAACGTCGATCTCGACGCCCGGGTGACCGAGATCGAGACGGCCATGCGCCGCGAGCACAAGTCGAAGTTCAGTGACCTGCTGGGCAGCCGCTTCGGGTTCCTGCCGATCGTCTGGGTCGGTATCGGCCTGTCGGTCTTCCAGCAACTCGTCGGCATCAACGTGGCGTTCTACTACTCGGCGACGCTGTGGCAGTCCGTGGGCATCGACCCGACGGACTCCTTCTTCTACTCGTTCACCACGTCGATCATCAACATCATCGGTACCGTGATCGCGATGGTCATGGTGGACCGGATCGGCCGCCGGCCGCTCGCACTCATCGGCTCCACCGGTATGGCGATCGCGCTCGCCTTCGAGGCGTGGGCCTTCTCCGCCGACCTGGTCGACGGCAAACTGCCGACCACCCAGGGCACGGTGGCCCTGATCGCCGCCCATGTGTTCGTGCTCTTCTTCGCCCTGTCGTGGGGTGTCGTCGTCTGGGTCTTCCTCGGCGAGATGTTCCCCAACCGCCTACGCGCCGCCGCGCTCGGTGTCGCCGCCTCCGCCCAGTGGATCGCCAACTGGGCGATCACCGCGAGCTTCCCGAGCCTGGCCGACTGGAACCTTTCGGGCACCTACATCATCTACGCCTTCTTCGCCACGCTCTCGATCCCCTTCGTGCTCAAGTTCGTGAAGGAGACCAAGGGCAAGGCACTGGAGGAGATGGGCTGA
- a CDS encoding purine-cytosine permease family protein: MESRGLEPVPDDERTGRVRTLFPTWVTANMTVLLLTVGAGLTVFNGLNFWQVLTVAVTAPLLSFGLVGLVSVAGKRGGAPGMALSRAVFGQRGNLLPGALLWVARWGWETVNAVIGAYALLAVLDLLLDARRTSALALSALAAFVAAGFLVSGLGIRALRACSGASAYLFGGASLLVLAHLVATTPWRAVLDRPAGPAAMTVAGVGTLAAGGISWVPSAPDFARYLPRSASGAAMTGVTVAGAVITVAPMVTMGAVMAVGAPDLAVTKDPVAFIGELLPLWISVPYLLIAVAGMMMINAMSLYSAGFTAQTLGFALPRTWAVGMNALISVLLGGWLMVVAASFLDAFLAFLSLLGVTFSAWIGVFGVDLLRGRVYDAEALMDTSPSSAYWYTAGFRLPAVTAWATALVVGLLFLRARWLTGPFAETWIGRNGLGWAATVLVAAGMYALLCRPAGRAGRFRWRAAR, encoded by the coding sequence GTGGAGAGCCGCGGCCTGGAACCCGTCCCCGACGACGAGCGCACCGGCCGGGTCCGCACCCTCTTCCCCACCTGGGTGACGGCCAACATGACGGTGCTTCTGCTGACGGTGGGGGCCGGTCTCACCGTCTTCAACGGCCTCAACTTCTGGCAGGTGCTGACCGTCGCGGTGACGGCCCCCCTGCTCTCGTTCGGGCTGGTGGGCCTGGTCTCCGTCGCGGGGAAGCGAGGGGGTGCCCCGGGCATGGCACTGTCGCGCGCGGTCTTCGGTCAGCGCGGCAATCTCCTGCCCGGCGCCCTGCTGTGGGTGGCCCGCTGGGGCTGGGAGACCGTCAACGCGGTCATCGGCGCCTACGCCCTGCTGGCCGTGCTCGACCTCCTCCTGGACGCCCGGCGCACCAGCGCGCTCGCCCTGTCGGCGCTGGCCGCGTTCGTGGCCGCCGGCTTCCTCGTCTCGGGCCTCGGTATCCGCGCCCTGCGGGCCTGCTCCGGGGCGTCGGCGTACCTCTTCGGCGGTGCGAGCCTCCTCGTGCTGGCCCATCTGGTCGCCACCACACCGTGGCGGGCCGTCCTGGACCGGCCGGCGGGTCCGGCGGCGATGACGGTCGCGGGGGTGGGGACGCTGGCCGCCGGAGGGATCAGCTGGGTCCCGTCCGCCCCGGACTTCGCCCGCTACCTGCCGCGTTCGGCCTCGGGTGCGGCGATGACCGGTGTCACCGTGGCGGGTGCCGTGATCACCGTGGCACCGATGGTGACGATGGGCGCGGTGATGGCCGTGGGCGCGCCGGACCTGGCCGTCACCAAGGATCCCGTGGCCTTCATCGGAGAGCTGCTGCCGCTGTGGATCTCGGTGCCGTACCTGCTGATCGCGGTGGCCGGCATGATGATGATCAACGCGATGTCGTTGTACTCGGCGGGGTTCACCGCCCAGACGCTCGGGTTCGCACTCCCGCGCACCTGGGCGGTGGGGATGAACGCCCTGATCAGCGTCTTGCTCGGCGGGTGGCTGATGGTGGTGGCGGCGAGTTTCCTCGACGCCTTCCTCGCGTTCCTGTCCCTCCTCGGTGTGACCTTCTCCGCCTGGATCGGGGTGTTCGGCGTGGACCTGCTGCGCGGGCGCGTGTACGACGCCGAGGCGCTCATGGACACCTCCCCGAGCAGCGCCTACTGGTACACGGCCGGTTTCCGCCTGCCCGCCGTGACCGCCTGGGCCACCGCCCTCGTGGTGGGGCTGCTGTTCCTCCGGGCGCGATGGCTGACCGGCCCGTTCGCGGAGACCTGGATCGGGCGCAACGGCCTGGGCTGGGCCGCGACGGTGCTCGTCGCGGCGGGGATGTACGCACTGCTGTGTCGCCCGGCCGGCCGGGCGGGCCGCTTCCGGTGGCGTGCGGCCCGGTGA
- a CDS encoding GNAT family N-acetyltransferase yields MDASEVLALFDCQMRRDTPADAPGAQVERVGDVVRQVGVEGGWSAVVWSGLDQATARPAIAEQVRYFTGLGREFEWKLYSHDRPEDLGELLLAAGFEAEPEEALMVARIADLPEGGGLPEGVRLHPVTTPADVELMLSAHEGAFGTTADWLRPRLLDVLAESPGTVGMVVAMAGDTPVCGARTELHPGTEFAGLWGGGTVPSWRGRGIYRALVAHRAEIAAEHGYRYLTVDASDRSRPILRRLGFAALSTTTPYVYRP; encoded by the coding sequence ATGGATGCTTCTGAGGTACTCGCCCTCTTCGACTGTCAGATGCGGCGGGACACCCCCGCCGACGCGCCCGGCGCCCAGGTCGAGCGGGTCGGCGACGTGGTGCGGCAGGTCGGGGTCGAGGGCGGCTGGAGCGCGGTCGTCTGGTCCGGCCTGGACCAGGCCACGGCGCGGCCGGCGATCGCCGAGCAGGTGCGGTACTTCACCGGGCTGGGCCGTGAGTTCGAGTGGAAGCTCTACTCGCACGACCGGCCGGAGGATCTCGGCGAGCTGCTGCTGGCGGCCGGGTTCGAGGCCGAGCCCGAGGAGGCTCTGATGGTGGCCCGGATCGCCGACCTGCCCGAGGGCGGCGGACTTCCTGAGGGTGTCCGGCTGCATCCGGTGACCACCCCGGCCGACGTGGAGCTCATGCTGTCCGCGCACGAGGGGGCGTTCGGGACGACTGCGGACTGGCTGCGGCCGCGCCTGCTCGACGTGCTGGCCGAGAGCCCGGGGACGGTCGGTATGGTCGTCGCGATGGCCGGCGACACGCCGGTCTGCGGGGCGCGGACGGAGCTGCACCCGGGCACCGAGTTCGCCGGCCTCTGGGGCGGCGGCACCGTACCCTCCTGGCGCGGCCGGGGGATCTACCGGGCGCTGGTTGCGCACCGCGCCGAGATCGCCGCCGAGCACGGCTACCGCTATCTGACGGTGGACGCCTCGGACCGGAGCCGCCCGATCCTGCGGCGGCTCGGCTTCGCCGCTCTGAGCACCACGACCCCGTACGTCTACAGGCCGTAG
- the ftsY gene encoding signal recognition particle-docking protein FtsY, translating into MEIVILAVVIALVVVGLISGLVVSSRKKKQLPPSAPSSTPTLTPPAEPRAGEEAETPHDEARRTVEEAGLPGAGTPVEEEPVVLEPEAPAVEVPALEVPEPTAGRLVRLRARLARSQNSLGKGLLALLSRDNLDEDTWEEIEDTLLTADVGVVPTQELVERLRERVRVLGTRTPEELRTLLREELVALLGPDFDREVKTEGGAETPGVVMVVGVNGTGKTTTTGKLARVLVADGRSVVLGAADTFRAAAADQLQTWGERVGARTVRGPEGGDPASIAFDAVKEGIAEGADVVLIDTAGRLHTKTGLMDELGKVKRVVEKHGPLDEILLVLDATTGQNGLVQARVFAEVVDITGIVLTKLDGTAKGGIVIAVQRELGVPVKLIGLGEGPDDLAPFEPGAFVDALIGD; encoded by the coding sequence ATGGAAATCGTCATCCTTGCTGTAGTCATCGCCCTGGTCGTGGTCGGCCTGATCAGCGGGCTCGTGGTCAGCAGCCGCAAGAAGAAGCAGCTGCCGCCCTCGGCGCCGTCGAGCACGCCGACCCTCACTCCTCCCGCCGAGCCCCGCGCCGGAGAGGAAGCCGAGACGCCGCACGACGAAGCGCGGCGCACCGTCGAGGAGGCCGGTCTCCCCGGCGCCGGTACCCCCGTCGAGGAGGAGCCGGTCGTCCTCGAACCGGAGGCCCCCGCGGTGGAGGTCCCCGCCCTGGAGGTCCCCGAGCCCACCGCCGGACGGCTGGTGCGGCTGCGCGCCCGCCTCGCCCGCTCGCAGAACTCCCTGGGCAAGGGGCTGCTCGCGCTCCTGTCCCGTGACAACCTCGACGAGGACACCTGGGAGGAGATCGAGGACACGCTCCTGACGGCCGACGTCGGGGTGGTCCCCACCCAGGAACTGGTGGAGCGGCTGCGCGAACGGGTCCGCGTCCTCGGCACCCGTACGCCCGAGGAGCTGCGCACGCTGCTGCGCGAGGAGCTCGTCGCGCTGCTCGGACCGGACTTCGACCGTGAGGTGAAGACCGAGGGCGGCGCCGAGACCCCCGGTGTCGTGATGGTCGTCGGTGTCAACGGCACCGGCAAGACGACCACGACGGGCAAGCTCGCCCGGGTGCTGGTCGCCGACGGGCGCAGCGTGGTGCTCGGTGCCGCGGACACCTTCCGCGCCGCCGCCGCCGACCAGCTCCAGACCTGGGGCGAGCGCGTCGGTGCCCGTACCGTCCGCGGACCCGAGGGCGGCGACCCCGCCTCGATCGCGTTCGACGCGGTCAAGGAAGGCATCGCGGAGGGCGCCGACGTGGTGCTCATCGACACCGCGGGGCGGCTCCACACCAAGACCGGGCTCATGGACGAGCTCGGCAAGGTGAAGCGGGTCGTCGAGAAGCACGGGCCGCTCGACGAGATCCTGCTCGTCCTCGACGCCACGACCGGACAGAACGGCCTGGTGCAGGCCCGTGTCTTCGCCGAGGTCGTCGACATCACCGGCATCGTCCTGACCAAGCTGGACGGCACCGCCAAGGGCGGCATCGTCATCGCCGTCCAGCGCGAGCTGGGTGTCCCGGTCAAGCTCATCGGCCTCGGTGAGGGGCCGGACGACCTCGCCCCGTTCGAACCGGGAGCCTTCGTCGACGCGCTGATCGGCGACTGA
- a CDS encoding bifunctional DNA primase/polymerase: MGFTIGGIREMRSGSRRRGRTAGAAAVAEYTGLRGWAVVPGTRAAAGVCSCGDGGCAAPGAHPLDFSLEVPAGATLRAATDAWAEVPGASLLLPVGRAFDVLDVAEAPGRRALVRMERMGLPLGPVTVTPDGRTQFFVAPGAAAQLPGLLYRMGWDDADLDLRALGAGTFVTAPPSDLGGLGPVRWLRPPPESTVAPPHARLLLGTLAYICHRL, translated from the coding sequence ATGGGCTTCACGATCGGCGGCATCCGCGAGATGCGCTCCGGATCCCGGCGTCGCGGCCGTACGGCCGGGGCGGCCGCGGTGGCCGAGTACACCGGACTCCGGGGCTGGGCGGTCGTCCCGGGCACGCGGGCCGCGGCGGGTGTCTGCTCCTGCGGGGACGGCGGGTGCGCCGCCCCCGGCGCGCATCCGCTGGACTTCTCCCTCGAAGTCCCCGCCGGCGCCACCCTCCGCGCGGCCACGGACGCCTGGGCCGAGGTACCGGGGGCGTCGTTGCTGCTCCCGGTGGGCCGCGCCTTCGACGTGCTCGACGTCGCGGAGGCGCCCGGCCGGCGCGCACTGGTCAGGATGGAGCGGATGGGCCTGCCGCTCGGCCCGGTGACGGTGACGCCCGACGGGCGTACCCAGTTCTTCGTCGCGCCCGGCGCCGCGGCCCAGCTGCCCGGGCTGCTCTACCGCATGGGCTGGGACGACGCCGACCTGGATCTGCGTGCGCTGGGCGCGGGCACCTTCGTCACCGCCCCGCCCTCGGACCTCGGCGGCCTGGGCCCGGTCCGCTGGCTGCGGCCGCCGCCGGAGAGCACGGTGGCTCCCCCGCACGCGCGTCTGCTGCTCGGCACCCTGGCGTACATATGCCACCGCCTGTGA
- the nsdA gene encoding transcriptional repressor NsdA, producing MSGSGAGGTNAGKRPNGQLGSWFVRSGWSKGELARQVNRRARQMGAHHISTDTSRVRRWLDGEQPREPIPRILSELFSERFGTVVPVEDLGLRSAHQSPSVAGVDLPWAGPQTVALLSEFSRSDLMLARRGFLGSSLALAAGPTLIEPMQRWLVPVPPTGQPQTEQQSVSSRPSKLSRPELDLLESTTVMFRQWDAQCGGGLRRKAVVGQLHEVTDLLQEPHPEATAKRLFRCAAELAELAGWMSYDVGLQPTAQKYFVLALHAAKEAGDKPLGSYILSSMSRQMIHLGRPDDALELIHLAQYGSRDCATARTQAMLYAMEARAYANMGLPSKCRRAVRMAEDTFADAAFEDGPEPDWIRFFSEAELHGENAHSYRDLAYVAGRSPTYASLAAPVMARAVELFGEDDEHQRSYALNLIGMATVHLLQREPEESTAPAVQALHVAKRVRSERVNTRLRKTVDTAARDFGDVPEVTRLTDLLVQQLPETAEAV from the coding sequence GTGAGTGGCAGCGGCGCAGGCGGGACGAATGCCGGAAAGCGCCCGAACGGGCAGCTCGGCTCGTGGTTCGTGCGCAGCGGTTGGTCGAAGGGCGAGCTGGCCCGCCAGGTGAACCGCCGGGCCCGCCAGATGGGCGCCCACCACATCAGCACCGACACCTCCAGGGTGCGGCGCTGGCTCGACGGCGAGCAGCCGCGCGAACCCATTCCGCGCATCCTCTCCGAGCTCTTCTCCGAACGGTTCGGCACCGTCGTCCCCGTCGAGGACCTCGGACTGCGCTCCGCCCATCAGTCCCCCTCGGTGGCCGGTGTGGACCTGCCCTGGGCGGGCCCGCAGACCGTGGCGCTGCTCAGCGAGTTCTCCCGCAGCGACCTGATGCTGGCCCGGCGCGGATTCCTGGGCAGCTCCCTGGCCCTGGCCGCCGGGCCCACCCTCATCGAGCCCATGCAGCGCTGGCTGGTGCCCGTCCCCCCCACCGGACAGCCGCAGACGGAACAGCAGAGCGTCTCCTCCCGCCCGTCCAAGCTCTCCCGGCCCGAGCTGGACCTGCTGGAGTCCACCACCGTGATGTTCCGCCAGTGGGACGCCCAGTGCGGCGGCGGACTGCGCCGCAAGGCCGTCGTGGGACAACTCCACGAGGTGACCGACCTCTTACAGGAGCCCCACCCCGAGGCGACCGCCAAGCGCCTCTTCCGCTGCGCCGCCGAACTGGCCGAGCTCGCCGGGTGGATGAGCTACGACGTGGGACTCCAGCCCACCGCCCAGAAGTACTTCGTACTCGCCCTGCACGCGGCCAAGGAGGCCGGGGACAAACCCCTCGGTTCCTACATCCTCTCCAGCATGAGCCGCCAGATGATCCACCTCGGCCGGCCCGACGACGCCCTCGAACTGATCCACCTCGCCCAGTACGGCAGCCGCGACTGCGCGACCGCCCGCACCCAGGCCATGCTGTACGCGATGGAGGCCCGGGCGTACGCCAACATGGGCCTGCCCAGCAAATGCCGGCGCGCGGTCCGGATGGCCGAGGACACCTTCGCCGACGCCGCCTTCGAGGACGGGCCCGAGCCCGACTGGATCCGCTTCTTCTCCGAGGCCGAGCTGCACGGCGAGAACGCCCACTCCTACCGGGACCTCGCCTACGTCGCGGGCCGCAGCCCCACGTACGCCTCCCTCGCCGCGCCCGTCATGGCCCGCGCGGTGGAGCTGTTCGGCGAGGACGACGAACACCAGCGGTCCTACGCCCTCAACCTCATCGGCATGGCCACCGTGCACCTCCTCCAGCGCGAGCCCGAGGAGTCCACGGCGCCGGCCGTCCAGGCCCTGCACGTGGCCAAACGCGTCAGATCCGAGCGCGTCAACACCCGGCTGCGCAAGACCGTCGACACCGCGGCCAGGGACTTCGGCGACGTCCCCGAGGTCACCCGGCTCACCGACCTGCTCGTCCAACAGCTCCCGGAGACCGCCGAAGCGGTCTGA
- the ffh gene encoding signal recognition particle protein has protein sequence MFDTLSDRLSATFKNLRGKGRLSEADIDATAREIRIALLEADVALPVVRAFIASVKERARGVEVSQALNPAQQVVKIVNEELVGILGGETRRLRFAKNPPTVIMLAGLQGAGKTTLAGKLGLWLKGQGHSPLLVACDLQRPNAVNQLSVVADRAGVAVYAPEPGNGVGDPVKVAQDSIEHAKAKVHDVVIVDTAGRLGIDEELMRQAADIRDAVSPDEILFVVDAMIGQDAVNTAEAFRDGVGFDGVVLSKLDGDARGGAALSIAHVTGKQIIFASNGEKLEDFDAFHPDRMASRILDMGDLLTLIEQAEKTFSQEEAAKMASKLASSKGKDFTLDDFLAQMEQVRKMGSISKLLGMLPGMGQIKDQINNIDERDVDRMAAIIKSMTPRERAEPTVINGSRRARIAKGSGVEVSAVKGLVERFFEARKMMSKMAQGGGMPGMPGMPGSGGGAGRQKKQVKQAKGKRKSGNPMKRKAEEQAAAARREQAAQGGAFGLPAPDDKNFELPDEFKKFMG, from the coding sequence GTGTTCGATACTCTCTCCGACCGCCTTAGCGCGACCTTCAAGAACCTCAGGGGCAAGGGCCGCTTGTCCGAGGCGGACATCGACGCCACGGCTCGTGAGATCCGTATCGCCCTGCTGGAGGCGGATGTCGCCCTCCCCGTCGTGCGCGCCTTCATCGCCAGCGTCAAGGAGCGGGCGCGGGGCGTCGAGGTCTCCCAGGCCCTGAATCCGGCCCAGCAGGTCGTCAAGATCGTCAACGAGGAGCTGGTGGGCATCCTCGGAGGTGAGACCCGCCGGCTCCGGTTCGCCAAGAACCCGCCCACCGTCATCATGCTCGCGGGTCTCCAGGGCGCCGGCAAGACCACCCTCGCGGGCAAGCTCGGTCTCTGGCTCAAGGGCCAGGGCCACTCCCCGCTGCTGGTCGCGTGCGACCTCCAGCGTCCCAACGCCGTCAACCAGCTGAGCGTCGTCGCCGACCGCGCGGGCGTCGCGGTGTACGCGCCGGAGCCGGGCAACGGCGTGGGCGATCCGGTCAAGGTGGCCCAGGACTCCATCGAGCACGCCAAGGCCAAGGTCCACGACGTCGTCATCGTCGACACCGCCGGCCGGCTCGGCATCGACGAGGAGCTGATGCGGCAGGCCGCGGACATCCGCGACGCCGTCAGCCCCGACGAGATCCTCTTCGTCGTCGACGCGATGATCGGCCAGGACGCGGTCAACACCGCCGAGGCCTTCCGTGACGGTGTCGGATTCGACGGCGTGGTGCTCTCCAAGCTCGACGGCGACGCCCGCGGTGGTGCCGCCCTGTCGATCGCCCATGTCACGGGCAAGCAGATCATCTTCGCGTCGAACGGTGAGAAGCTCGAGGACTTCGACGCCTTCCACCCCGACCGCATGGCCTCCCGCATCCTCGACATGGGTGACCTGCTCACCCTGATCGAGCAGGCGGAGAAGACGTTCAGCCAGGAAGAGGCCGCCAAGATGGCCTCCAAGCTGGCGTCGAGCAAGGGCAAGGACTTCACGCTCGACGACTTCCTGGCGCAGATGGAGCAGGTCAGGAAGATGGGCTCCATCTCCAAGCTGCTCGGGATGCTGCCCGGCATGGGGCAGATCAAGGACCAGATCAACAACATCGACGAGCGCGACGTGGACCGTATGGCCGCGATCATCAAGTCGATGACCCCGAGGGAACGCGCGGAGCCGACGGTCATCAACGGCTCCCGCCGGGCCCGTATCGCCAAGGGGTCCGGTGTAGAGGTCTCCGCGGTGAAGGGCCTCGTGGAGCGGTTCTTCGAGGCCCGCAAGATGATGTCGAAGATGGCCCAGGGCGGCGGGATGCCGGGGATGCCGGGGATGCCGGGCTCGGGCGGCGGCGCCGGACGGCAGAAGAAGCAGGTCAAGCAGGCCAAGGGCAAGCGCAAGAGCGGTAACCCGATGAAGCGCAAGGCCGAGGAGCAGGCCGCGGCGGCACGGCGCGAGCAGGCGGCGCAGGGCGGGGCGTTCGGTCTGCCGGCCCCGGACGACAAGAACTTCGAACTGCCGGACGAGTTCAAGAAGTTCATGGGCTGA
- a CDS encoding methyltransferase domain-containing protein yields MTPTLVRHHTYADSSAPVDSGTRARDWAEIQERMLAPLYEAVFDRLEVGAGTRMLSLGCGSGLALLSAASRGAAVTGVDTDPGRLAMARERLASGPRASEGRADRAEPPPPVRLVADVPSAAGGAPYNLLAAFNPIGCAAGDSEGPSLAQAVPLAGRGATVVLTGWGPPERCATAPVLRVAARLAESARTPPPGGWRPALRDDLEEVAARAGLKPDGSGRVSCPFGYADVDSAVRGLLATGLFDAATRATGPSQVEEEVAEALRPHLRPDGTVWMPNVFRYLVCVT; encoded by the coding sequence ATGACACCTACGCTCGTCCGGCACCACACGTACGCGGATTCGTCCGCCCCGGTGGACTCCGGTACCCGTGCCCGTGACTGGGCCGAGATCCAGGAACGCATGCTGGCACCGCTCTACGAGGCTGTGTTCGACCGGCTGGAGGTCGGGGCCGGGACACGGATGCTCTCACTCGGCTGCGGCTCCGGCCTCGCGCTGCTGAGCGCCGCGTCGCGTGGGGCCGCCGTCACCGGCGTGGACACCGATCCCGGTCGCCTCGCCATGGCCCGGGAGCGCCTCGCCTCGGGCCCCCGCGCCTCCGAGGGCCGGGCGGACCGTGCGGAGCCGCCCCCGCCGGTGAGGCTCGTGGCGGATGTGCCCTCGGCGGCCGGCGGGGCGCCGTACAACCTGCTGGCCGCCTTCAACCCCATCGGCTGCGCGGCCGGGGACTCCGAGGGGCCCTCCCTGGCGCAGGCCGTGCCGTTGGCCGGGCGGGGTGCCACCGTGGTCCTGACGGGCTGGGGCCCACCGGAGCGGTGTGCCACCGCCCCGGTGCTGCGGGTGGCGGCCCGGCTCGCCGAGTCGGCGCGTACCCCGCCTCCGGGCGGCTGGCGGCCGGCGCTGCGCGACGACCTGGAGGAGGTCGCGGCACGGGCCGGGCTGAAGCCGGACGGTTCGGGCCGGGTGTCCTGCCCCTTCGGTTACGCGGACGTGGACAGCGCCGTGCGCGGGCTGCTCGCGACCGGGCTGTTCGACGCGGCGACACGGGCGACGGGCCCTTCCCAGGTGGAGGAGGAGGTCGCGGAGGCCCTGCGCCCGCATCTGCGGCCCGACGGCACGGTCTGGATGCCGAACGTCTTCCGCTACCTGGTGTGCGTGACGTAG
- the rpsP gene encoding 30S ribosomal protein S16, which produces MAVKIKLKRLGKIRSPHYRIIVADSRTRRDGRAIEEIGLYHPVQNPSRIEVNSERAQYWLSVGAQPTEPVLAILKLTGDWQAHKGLPAPAPLLQPEPKADKRALFESLSVDGDEAKGEAITQKAKKSDKKADEASDAASTESTEA; this is translated from the coding sequence GTGGCAGTCAAGATCAAGCTGAAGCGTCTGGGCAAGATCCGTTCGCCTCACTACCGCATCATCGTCGCCGACTCCCGCACCCGCCGTGACGGCCGGGCCATCGAGGAGATCGGCCTGTACCACCCGGTACAGAACCCCTCGCGCATCGAGGTCAACTCGGAGCGCGCGCAGTACTGGCTGTCCGTCGGCGCCCAGCCGACCGAGCCGGTTCTCGCGATCCTGAAGCTCACCGGTGACTGGCAGGCCCACAAGGGCCTTCCGGCCCCCGCGCCGCTGCTGCAGCCGGAGCCCAAGGCTGACAAGCGTGCCCTCTTCGAGTCCCTGAGCGTGGACGGCGACGAGGCCAAGGGTGAGGCCATCACCCAGAAGGCCAAGAAGTCGGACAAGAAGGCGGACGAGGCGTCTGACGCCGCGTCCACCGAGTCGACCGAGGCCTGA
- a CDS encoding RNA-binding protein: MLEEALEHLVKGIVDNPDDVQVASRDLRRGRVLEVRVHPDDLGKVIGRNGRTARALRTVVGAIGGRGIRVDLVDVDQVH, translated from the coding sequence ATGCTCGAGGAGGCTCTTGAGCACCTCGTGAAGGGCATCGTCGACAACCCCGACGATGTGCAGGTCGCCTCGCGTGACCTGCGCCGTGGACGGGTGCTCGAGGTCCGGGTCCACCCCGACGACCTCGGCAAGGTGATCGGCCGTAACGGCCGCACCGCGCGCGCCCTGCGTACCGTCGTGGGTGCCATCGGCGGACGTGGTATCCGTGTCGACCTCGTCGATGTGGACCAGGTTCACTGA